A single Tuberibacillus sp. Marseille-P3662 DNA region contains:
- a CDS encoding YhdT family protein, with protein sequence MPSKKGKDDPRFKIANREAIIGCVIAAANLIWWLGFSYGMGSKPVKDYDYIWGFPAWFFYSCILGLVVFTLVVAIVVKKVFKEIPLDDIDNRGDNS encoded by the coding sequence ATGCCAAGTAAGAAAGGCAAAGATGATCCCCGGTTTAAAATTGCGAATCGGGAGGCGATTATCGGTTGTGTCATTGCGGCGGCCAACCTGATATGGTGGTTGGGATTTTCCTATGGCATGGGGTCTAAGCCAGTCAAAGATTATGATTATATTTGGGGATTTCCAGCGTGGTTCTTTTACAGTTGTATTTTAGGTCTTGTCGTTTTTACATTAGTTGTTGCGATCGTTGTTAAAAAGGTATTTAAAGAGATTCCCCTAGATGACATAGATAATAGGGGGGACAATTCGTGA